The following are encoded in a window of Pseudalgibacter alginicilyticus genomic DNA:
- a CDS encoding bifunctional 3-deoxy-7-phosphoheptulonate synthase/chorismate mutase type II encodes MENKKEMRTWLDDLNLNHPLVIAGPCSAETEEQVLKIAHELKDTDVSYFRAGIWKPRTRPGMFEGVGALGLKWLQKVKAETGMKICTEVANAAHVKLALEHDVDLLWIGARSTVSPFIMQEIADALEGTDKPVLIKNPVNPDLALWLGGIERIYKAGVKNIGAIHRGFSTYEKTKYRNNPEWQLAIEFQNKYPDIPLINDPSHITGKRDMIFDVSQTALDLNFDGLMIETHYDPENAWSDAAQQVTPSSLIQIMKDLKIRKETDPEAEYNKSLDNLRAQIDVIDNQIIDLLGKRMKAADGIGALKKSKNVAVLQSKRWNEILGKMVIEGESQGLSEEFILKMFKAIHQESINHQEKIING; translated from the coding sequence ATGGAAAACAAGAAAGAAATGAGAACCTGGTTAGATGATTTAAATTTAAATCATCCATTGGTAATTGCAGGACCTTGCAGTGCTGAAACTGAAGAGCAAGTATTAAAAATAGCGCATGAGCTAAAAGATACGGATGTTAGTTATTTTAGAGCAGGTATTTGGAAGCCAAGAACACGACCAGGAATGTTTGAAGGTGTTGGTGCATTAGGACTAAAATGGTTGCAAAAAGTAAAGGCGGAAACTGGTATGAAAATTTGTACTGAAGTTGCTAATGCAGCACACGTAAAATTAGCTTTAGAGCATGATGTTGATTTATTATGGATTGGTGCGCGTTCAACTGTAAGTCCTTTTATTATGCAAGAAATTGCAGATGCTTTAGAGGGTACAGATAAGCCTGTATTAATTAAAAATCCAGTAAATCCTGATTTAGCTTTATGGTTAGGTGGTATTGAAAGAATTTACAAAGCTGGCGTTAAAAATATAGGAGCTATCCACAGAGGGTTTTCAACATACGAAAAAACAAAATATAGAAACAATCCAGAATGGCAATTAGCTATTGAGTTTCAAAATAAATATCCAGATATCCCTTTAATTAATGATCCGTCACACATTACAGGAAAAAGAGATATGATTTTTGACGTATCTCAAACAGCATTGGATTTAAATTTTGATGGATTGATGATTGAAACGCATTACGATCCAGAAAATGCTTGGAGTGATGCAGCTCAACAAGTTACTCCGTCTAGTTTGATTCAAATTATGAAAGATTTAAAAATTAGAAAAGAAACTGATCCAGAAGCGGAGTATAATAAGTCATTAGATAATTTAAGAGCTCAAATAGATGTAATTGATAATCAAATTATTGATCTTTTAGGAAAGCGTATGAAAGCGGCTGATGGTATTGGAGCGCTTAAAAAATCTAAAAATGTTGCAGTATTACAAAGCAAACGTTGGAATGAAATTTTAGGTAAAATGGTTATTGAGGGAGAATCTCAAGGTTTAAGTGAGGAGTTTATCTTAAAAATGTTTAAAGCCATTCATCAAGAATCAATTAATCATCAAGAGAAAATTATCAATGGATAA
- a CDS encoding prephenate dehydrogenase has product MKNIYAIGVGLIGGSLAIDIKKNDPNVIIHGISRKDATLEEALALKLIDKKASLEDIKNADLVIISIPVDATVKLLPTVLDLVSDTGLVVDAGSTKVDICKVVENHPKRRNFLAMHPIAGTEHSGPSAAIGGLFVGKTNIVCEVEKTTFKLQEKALKLFADIGMRIRYMNPEAHDKHIAYVSHLSHISSFMLGKTVIDKERNERDIFDMAGSGFASTVRLAKSSPEMWTPIFKQNKTNVIEILEAYINNLIHFKELMEQDDFEAIFNEMKNTNYIKDILKGIS; this is encoded by the coding sequence ATGAAAAATATATACGCCATAGGAGTTGGTTTAATAGGTGGGAGCCTTGCTATTGATATTAAAAAGAATGATCCGAATGTTATTATTCACGGTATTAGTAGAAAGGATGCAACTCTTGAAGAAGCCTTAGCGCTTAAATTAATAGATAAAAAGGCAAGCTTAGAGGATATAAAAAATGCTGATTTAGTAATTATATCTATTCCAGTTGATGCTACCGTAAAATTACTACCAACGGTTTTAGACTTAGTTTCTGATACAGGTTTGGTTGTTGATGCTGGTTCTACAAAGGTTGATATTTGTAAAGTTGTTGAAAACCATCCCAAACGAAGAAATTTTTTAGCCATGCACCCCATTGCAGGTACCGAGCATTCAGGGCCAAGTGCGGCCATTGGTGGTTTATTTGTAGGTAAGACCAATATTGTATGTGAAGTTGAAAAAACAACCTTTAAACTTCAAGAAAAAGCATTAAAATTGTTTGCAGATATTGGTATGCGCATTCGTTATATGAATCCAGAGGCGCACGATAAACACATTGCTTATGTATCACATTTATCACATATAAGTTCGTTTATGTTAGGGAAAACGGTTATTGATAAAGAAAGAAATGAACGTGATATTTTTGATATGGCAGGTAGTGGATTTGCTTCCACTGTACGTTTAGCTAAAAGTTCACCAGAAATGTGGACACCCATTTTCAAACAAAATAAAACTAATGTTATTGAAATATTAGAAGCGTATATTAATAATCTTATACATTTTAAAGAGCTGATGGAACAAGATGATTTTGAAGCTATTTTTAATGAGATGAAGAACACCAATTATATAAAAGACATTTTAAAAGGAATTAGTTAA
- a CDS encoding pyridoxal phosphate-dependent aminotransferase encodes MIEVANRLYTVEEYYFSKKMREVNQLIANGKPIINLGIGSPDLAPPQKVIDAISGSLFETNAHKYQSYQGLPELREAMATFYKEHFKVSLSPATDILPLMGSKEGIMHISMAYLNEGDQVLIPNPGYPTYQSVTRLVGAEPILYELDEANNWEPDLNTLEKLDLSKVKLMWVNYPHMPTGAPATKKLFEDLVAFAQKHHILIVNDNPYSFILNDTQISILSIEGAKEVCLELNSLSKTFNMAGWRVGMVVGDSTHINNILKVKSNMDSGMFYGIQKGAVEALQCSKMWYATLNNVYKERRDLVWKLAEALNCTYDKNATGLFVWAKLPPLVKAEEFIDGVLKNKHVFITPGTIFGSQGEGYIRFSLCATTEVLEEAFARMK; translated from the coding sequence ATGATTGAAGTAGCTAATAGATTATACACCGTTGAGGAATACTATTTCTCAAAAAAGATGAGAGAAGTTAACCAGTTAATTGCTAATGGAAAACCCATTATTAATTTAGGTATTGGGAGTCCTGATTTAGCGCCACCACAAAAAGTGATTGATGCTATTTCGGGGAGTTTATTTGAAACAAATGCTCATAAATACCAAAGCTATCAAGGGCTGCCTGAGCTTAGAGAGGCTATGGCTACTTTTTATAAAGAACATTTTAAGGTGTCTTTAAGTCCTGCTACAGATATATTGCCGTTAATGGGCAGCAAGGAAGGTATTATGCATATTTCAATGGCATATTTGAATGAGGGCGATCAAGTTTTAATTCCAAATCCAGGGTATCCAACTTATCAATCTGTAACACGATTAGTAGGTGCTGAGCCTATTTTGTATGAATTAGATGAAGCTAATAATTGGGAGCCAGATTTAAATACTTTAGAAAAATTAGATTTAAGTAAAGTAAAATTAATGTGGGTTAATTATCCACATATGCCAACAGGTGCGCCAGCAACTAAAAAGTTGTTTGAGGATTTAGTGGCTTTTGCACAAAAGCATCACATTTTAATTGTTAATGATAATCCGTATAGTTTTATATTAAATGATACGCAAATAAGTATTTTGAGTATTGAAGGTGCTAAAGAGGTATGTTTAGAACTTAATTCACTAAGTAAGACTTTTAATATGGCAGGATGGCGTGTTGGGATGGTTGTAGGAGATAGCACTCATATCAATAATATTTTAAAGGTAAAAAGTAATATGGATTCTGGGATGTTTTATGGTATTCAAAAAGGCGCTGTTGAAGCTTTACAATGTTCAAAAATGTGGTATGCCACTTTAAATAATGTTTATAAAGAACGCCGAGATTTAGTATGGAAATTAGCAGAGGCATTAAATTGTACATATGATAAAAATGCGACAGGTCTTTTTGTTTGGGCTAAATTACCGCCTTTGGTTAAAGCTGAGGAGTTTATTGACGGCGTGCTTAAAAATAAGCATGTTTTTATAACACCAGGTACTATTTTTGGTAGTCAAGGAGAAGGCTATATACGATTTTCTTTATGCGCAACTACCGAGGTTTTAGAAGAAGCGTTTGCAAGAATGAAATAA